Proteins encoded in a region of the Polyangium spumosum genome:
- a CDS encoding HEAT repeat domain-containing protein: protein MLDRPNPQPEPSPLPNGKQPPPRGIGGNTRPIKRRLRTPDRLLAKWPPDDADLPGAPPGGAVPPAPAGGGGADFGDGDFKKGRFNPVTIIVALLIVAGGAAALFFGIKQGQEKMTVEQVVKEKKNIFVLPVKDQIPRWRTWAANSNEWSLQQEALIQLAYAEDPEGVTLAVKALEQPDHRVKGVAAQVLAYYGTPKGDAGKAALLKALADADESDRPQIVWALVTLKEPAVFKDAMDQYRKGFLSKVERLGGGVAFDPEKLAQLVSLDEFAKLAGDQSPSVRQLVATLLSRDATPKWTQTLIQLVKDPDSEVGREAATGLGKIGDETARAPLLAALGTSDKENRQKFLEALRDGIGGEGLVLALASVKKDPPETEWFQTKQLFEMMKDIADPRVGDSLVKWLDGSKPTLHWQGEAGTRLAEVGDVRAAKYLGERMRADPLKLYAQERFWEADEGGHLSRTDLPRVVATRMLADLATIHPDKKDELKAAAEDSVIFWIKDRPQPHANGLRFLAAVQSEKIKNDLRDWAFPKDPLPKEGAQPPFPTSFETAQSALRYVGLMKDEPSFPKLLEQFKRKPDKKMDITQDALQGAGLAMLGMALRAVGYGAAQGLGQWGDNKASKPLMEFIEDESWHEEARQAACDALAWCADDKTMSEVAKKAKEYGAKKEPRKQLIGACYASTLSLKPVPAIAGELADLLTPELDIGLRMAYARAIGIGGFDQATEVKLFEKLQNPEIRNAAALALILGGTAETAARTVAMYGDFGPDALNDLKDHYFRAFGYWSDEDFKRGNLYRWVTNAEAIARIKVADVPQEWSRQRLQSQFDNLKFDNGPHSETRVVLRYRLWQDAKAGDATRKKGAIQTLKFMKERGVLMALRQEQGETGEMAKRAFFELMNPKAMIAEDLTALQPKDKGGNGDKQ, encoded by the coding sequence ATGCTCGATCGTCCGAATCCACAGCCCGAACCGTCTCCTCTTCCCAACGGAAAACAGCCTCCTCCCCGGGGGATCGGGGGCAACACGAGACCCATCAAGCGGCGGCTCCGAACGCCCGATCGGCTCCTCGCCAAGTGGCCCCCGGACGACGCCGATCTGCCCGGCGCGCCGCCCGGCGGCGCCGTCCCCCCCGCGCCCGCGGGCGGCGGCGGCGCCGACTTCGGCGACGGCGACTTCAAGAAGGGTCGCTTCAACCCCGTCACGATCATCGTGGCGCTGCTCATCGTCGCGGGCGGCGCGGCCGCGCTCTTCTTCGGCATCAAGCAGGGCCAGGAGAAGATGACGGTCGAGCAGGTCGTCAAGGAGAAGAAGAACATCTTCGTCCTGCCCGTGAAGGACCAGATCCCGCGCTGGCGCACCTGGGCCGCGAACTCGAACGAGTGGTCGCTGCAGCAAGAGGCGCTCATCCAACTCGCCTACGCCGAGGATCCCGAGGGCGTCACGCTCGCGGTCAAGGCGCTCGAGCAGCCCGATCATCGCGTGAAGGGCGTCGCCGCGCAGGTGCTCGCCTACTACGGCACGCCGAAGGGCGACGCCGGCAAGGCCGCGCTGCTCAAGGCGCTCGCGGACGCCGACGAGAGCGACAGGCCGCAGATCGTGTGGGCCCTCGTCACGCTGAAGGAGCCGGCCGTCTTCAAGGACGCGATGGACCAGTACAGGAAGGGCTTCCTGTCGAAGGTCGAGCGCCTCGGCGGCGGCGTCGCGTTTGATCCGGAGAAGCTCGCGCAGCTCGTGTCGCTCGACGAGTTCGCCAAGCTCGCGGGTGATCAGAGCCCGTCGGTGCGCCAGCTCGTGGCCACGTTGCTCTCGCGCGACGCGACCCCGAAGTGGACGCAGACGCTCATCCAGCTCGTGAAGGATCCCGACTCCGAGGTCGGCCGCGAGGCCGCCACGGGCCTCGGCAAGATCGGCGACGAGACCGCGCGCGCGCCCTTGCTCGCCGCGCTCGGCACCTCCGACAAGGAGAACCGCCAGAAATTCCTCGAGGCGCTGCGCGACGGCATCGGCGGCGAGGGCCTCGTGCTCGCGCTCGCCAGCGTGAAGAAGGATCCGCCCGAGACCGAGTGGTTCCAGACGAAGCAGCTCTTCGAGATGATGAAGGACATCGCCGATCCGCGCGTCGGTGACTCGCTCGTGAAGTGGCTCGACGGCTCGAAGCCCACGCTGCACTGGCAGGGCGAGGCCGGCACGCGCCTCGCCGAGGTCGGCGACGTCCGCGCGGCGAAGTACCTCGGCGAGCGCATGCGCGCCGATCCCTTGAAGCTCTACGCGCAGGAGCGGTTCTGGGAGGCCGACGAGGGCGGCCATCTCTCGCGCACCGATCTGCCGCGTGTCGTCGCGACCCGCATGCTCGCGGACCTCGCGACGATCCACCCCGACAAGAAGGACGAGCTCAAGGCCGCTGCCGAGGACAGCGTGATCTTCTGGATCAAGGACCGCCCGCAGCCGCACGCGAACGGCCTGCGTTTCCTCGCCGCCGTGCAGAGCGAGAAGATCAAGAACGACCTGCGCGACTGGGCGTTCCCGAAGGATCCGCTGCCGAAGGAGGGCGCGCAGCCTCCCTTCCCCACGTCCTTCGAGACGGCGCAGAGCGCGCTCCGCTACGTCGGCCTGATGAAGGACGAGCCGTCCTTCCCGAAGCTGCTCGAGCAGTTCAAGCGCAAGCCCGACAAGAAGATGGACATCACGCAGGACGCGCTCCAGGGCGCGGGCCTCGCGATGCTCGGCATGGCGCTGCGCGCCGTCGGTTACGGCGCGGCGCAGGGCCTCGGGCAGTGGGGCGACAACAAGGCCTCGAAGCCGCTCATGGAGTTCATCGAGGACGAGTCGTGGCACGAGGAGGCCCGCCAGGCCGCGTGTGACGCGCTCGCGTGGTGCGCCGACGACAAGACGATGAGCGAGGTCGCGAAGAAGGCGAAGGAGTACGGGGCGAAGAAGGAGCCGCGCAAGCAGCTCATCGGCGCCTGCTACGCCTCGACGCTCTCGCTCAAGCCCGTGCCGGCGATCGCGGGCGAGCTCGCGGACCTGCTCACGCCCGAGCTCGACATCGGCCTGCGCATGGCCTACGCCCGCGCGATCGGCATCGGCGGCTTCGATCAGGCGACGGAGGTGAAGCTCTTCGAGAAGCTTCAGAACCCGGAGATCCGCAACGCCGCGGCGCTCGCGCTCATCCTCGGCGGCACGGCGGAGACGGCGGCCCGCACGGTCGCCATGTACGGCGACTTCGGCCCGGACGCGCTGAATGACCTGAAGGATCACTACTTCCGGGCGTTCGGTTACTGGTCGGACGAGGACTTCAAGCGCGGCAACCTCTACCGCTGGGTGACGAACGCCGAGGCGATCGCGCGCATCAAGGTGGCGGACGTGCCGCAGGAGTGGTCGCGCCAGCGCCTCCAGTCGCAGTTCGACAACCTCAAGTTCGACAACGGCCCGCACTCCGAGACGCGCGTCGTCTTGCGTTACCGCCTCTGGCAGGACGCGAAGGCGGGCGACGCGACGCGGAAGAAGGGCGCGATCCAGACGCTCAAGTTCATGAAGGAGCGCGGCGTCTTGATGGCGCTCCGTCAGGAGCAGGGCGAGACGGGCGAGATGGCGAAGAGGGCCTTCTTCGAGCTCATGAACCCGAAGGCGATGATCGCCGAGGACCTCACGGCGCTGCAGCCGAAGGACAAGGGCGGCAACGGCGACAAGCAGTAA
- a CDS encoding cytochrome P450 family protein, whose protein sequence is MTHPAPVNILDPGFKANPFPYYARLRAGAPVHPTKLEDGRTAYLVTRYDDVVAVLKDPRFLKDRMAVLSPEQLAEQPWVPDFVAGLQRNMLDVDEPDHRRLRNLVHKAFTPARVEDMRGRVQQIADDLLAKVASRGRMDLVRDYALPLPLTVIAELLGLPEASRPRFHRFSNALMQTTSNLKMLLSLPLFWLVIRELRALIKERRARPRDDLLTALVQVEEEGSRLSENELLAMIILLTVAGHETTVNLIASGTLALLQHPRELERLRSDPSLFKTAIEELLRFTNPVEMATERYAREEVELGGVRMRRGELVLVVLASANRDPSQFADPDKLDLARDPNRHVAFGQGIHYCLGAPLARLEGQIALATLLRTLPDLRLDAAPHTLRWRPTYIVRGLEALPVAF, encoded by the coding sequence ATGACCCACCCCGCGCCGGTGAACATCCTCGACCCCGGATTCAAGGCGAATCCATTTCCCTATTACGCCCGCCTGCGGGCCGGAGCGCCCGTCCATCCCACGAAGCTCGAGGACGGGCGCACGGCCTACCTGGTCACGCGATACGACGACGTCGTCGCCGTCCTCAAGGACCCTCGTTTCCTCAAGGACCGCATGGCCGTCCTCTCGCCCGAGCAGCTCGCCGAGCAGCCGTGGGTCCCGGACTTCGTCGCAGGGCTGCAGCGCAACATGCTCGACGTCGACGAGCCCGATCACCGGCGCCTGCGCAACCTCGTGCACAAGGCATTCACCCCGGCCCGGGTCGAGGACATGCGCGGGCGCGTGCAGCAGATCGCCGACGATCTGCTCGCGAAGGTCGCGTCCCGCGGGCGGATGGATCTCGTGCGTGATTACGCGTTGCCGCTGCCGCTCACCGTGATCGCCGAGCTGCTCGGCCTGCCCGAGGCGTCACGCCCGCGCTTCCATCGATTCTCGAACGCCTTGATGCAGACCACCTCGAACCTGAAGATGCTGCTCTCGTTGCCGCTCTTCTGGCTCGTGATCCGGGAGCTGCGCGCGCTCATCAAGGAGAGGCGCGCGCGGCCGCGAGACGACCTGCTCACCGCGCTCGTGCAGGTCGAGGAGGAGGGCAGCCGCCTCAGCGAGAACGAGCTGCTCGCGATGATCATCCTCCTGACCGTCGCCGGGCACGAGACCACGGTGAACCTCATCGCCTCCGGCACGCTCGCGCTCTTGCAACACCCGCGCGAGCTCGAGCGCCTCCGGAGCGATCCCTCCCTCTTCAAGACGGCCATCGAGGAGCTTTTGCGGTTCACGAACCCCGTCGAGATGGCCACCGAGCGTTATGCCCGCGAGGAGGTCGAGCTCGGCGGCGTCCGGATGCGCCGCGGCGAGCTCGTGCTCGTGGTCCTCGCCTCCGCGAACCGCGACCCCTCCCAGTTCGCTGACCCGGACAAACTCGACCTCGCGCGCGACCCGAACCGCCACGTCGCCTTCGGCCAGGGCATTCATTATTGCCTCGGCGCACCGCTCGCGCGGCTCGAAGGGCAGATCGCGCTCGCCACGCTGCTGCGAACGCTCCCCGACCTGCGCCTCGACGCGGCCCCGCACACCCTGCGCTGGCGCCCGACGTACATCGTGCGCGGCCTCGAAGCGTTGCCCGTCGCCTTCTGA
- a CDS encoding TIM-barrel domain-containing protein, with amino-acid sequence MKMVSLTRYTLMPLPLLALAFFGCSDEPEAKPPPPVPVDPCERPAEDIPEPARHTPRWAFEPWISKDISDGADTYAFVAGFRERDIPVGAVVLDSPWETHYNTFVPNPSRYPDFQKMVDDMHADGVRVVLWITNLVNSVSYDLEAGGDAYMGPSPNLAEGEACGYFVEDANRFSWWKGSGAAVDFLNPSARSWWHEQQDHVLDMKIDGWKIDFGDSYVRLDTVNTKAGPVPHQTYSEAYYQDFLAYGVAKRGKEFVTMVRAWDESYDFKGRFFARKEHAPVAWMGDNRRDWVGLADALDHTFRSAAAGYVVLGSDIGGYLDRNDKDLLGEAIPLDPVNFARWTAIGALSPFMQLHGRANITPWTVPQNGTEVVDAYRFWSKLHHELVPFWYSLSEEAYAGAPVPVRPVGAEAEWPGDYRYMLGDALLVAPLLDGTGKRDVLLPPGASYVDFWTQSEDPIAGGTTVSVDYSNDLRKVPLYFRLGAIVPMHVADEVTGLGNTFSGGKLTLLVFPASTETSFSLHDADDMVTVVKTSTNADGSFVSISRTLGDTLFRVRRDGKPAAVLVSGSMVPEHATRDAFDAANAGWFFEPETRSAWVKVPAAAGETTIFLQAP; translated from the coding sequence ATGAAGATGGTCTCGCTCACGCGGTATACCTTGATGCCTTTGCCTCTCCTCGCGCTTGCCTTCTTCGGTTGCTCGGACGAGCCCGAGGCGAAGCCCCCGCCGCCGGTCCCGGTCGACCCTTGCGAGAGGCCCGCCGAGGACATCCCGGAGCCGGCGCGCCACACGCCGCGCTGGGCCTTCGAGCCGTGGATCTCGAAGGACATCTCCGACGGGGCCGACACGTACGCCTTCGTCGCGGGCTTCCGCGAGCGCGACATCCCCGTCGGCGCCGTGGTCCTCGATAGCCCCTGGGAGACCCATTACAACACGTTCGTCCCGAACCCCTCGCGGTACCCCGATTTCCAGAAGATGGTGGACGACATGCACGCGGACGGCGTGCGGGTCGTCCTGTGGATCACGAACCTCGTGAATTCGGTCTCGTACGACCTCGAGGCGGGCGGCGACGCGTACATGGGCCCCTCGCCGAACCTGGCCGAGGGCGAGGCGTGCGGGTATTTCGTGGAGGACGCGAATCGATTCTCGTGGTGGAAGGGCTCGGGCGCCGCCGTCGACTTCTTGAACCCCTCGGCCCGGTCGTGGTGGCACGAGCAGCAGGATCACGTGCTCGATATGAAGATCGACGGCTGGAAGATCGATTTCGGCGACAGCTACGTCCGCCTCGACACGGTGAACACGAAGGCGGGGCCCGTCCCGCACCAGACGTATTCGGAGGCTTATTACCAGGACTTCCTCGCGTACGGCGTCGCGAAGCGGGGCAAAGAGTTCGTCACGATGGTCCGCGCCTGGGATGAATCGTACGATTTCAAGGGCCGGTTCTTCGCCAGGAAGGAGCACGCGCCCGTCGCGTGGATGGGCGACAACCGCCGCGACTGGGTCGGGCTCGCCGACGCGCTCGACCACACGTTCCGCTCGGCGGCCGCGGGGTACGTGGTCCTCGGCTCCGACATCGGCGGCTACCTCGATCGCAACGACAAGGACCTTCTCGGCGAGGCGATCCCGCTCGACCCCGTGAATTTCGCGCGGTGGACGGCGATCGGCGCGCTCTCGCCGTTCATGCAGCTCCACGGCCGCGCGAACATCACGCCCTGGACCGTGCCCCAGAATGGCACCGAGGTCGTCGATGCGTATCGATTCTGGTCGAAGCTCCACCACGAGCTCGTCCCCTTCTGGTACAGCCTCAGCGAGGAGGCGTACGCGGGGGCGCCCGTCCCCGTGCGGCCCGTGGGCGCGGAGGCCGAATGGCCCGGCGATTATCGGTACATGCTCGGCGACGCCCTCCTCGTCGCGCCGCTGCTCGACGGCACCGGCAAGCGGGACGTCCTCTTGCCGCCGGGCGCGTCGTACGTCGATTTCTGGACGCAATCGGAGGACCCGATCGCGGGCGGGACGACGGTATCCGTCGATTACTCGAACGATCTGCGCAAGGTGCCGCTTTATTTCCGGCTCGGCGCCATCGTGCCGATGCACGTCGCGGACGAGGTCACGGGGCTCGGCAATACTTTCTCCGGCGGCAAGCTCACGCTGCTCGTGTTCCCGGCCTCCACGGAGACGAGCTTCTCCCTGCACGACGCGGACGACATGGTGACCGTGGTGAAGACGTCCACGAACGCGGACGGCTCCTTCGTGTCGATCTCGCGCACGCTCGGGGATACGCTCTTTCGCGTCCGCAGGGACGGCAAGCCCGCGGCGGTGCTCGTCTCCGGGAGCATGGTCCCGGAGCACGCCACGCGGGACGCCTTCGACGCCGCGAATGCGGGCTGGTTCTTCGAGCCGGAGACGCGCTCGGCGTGGGTGAAGGTCCCCGCGGCCGCCGGGGAGACCACGATCTTCCTCCAGGCGCCCTGA
- a CDS encoding VOC family protein, with protein sequence MSILEPSKPAPSNWPRISSALYYEDSRAAIEWLCRAFGFQVRLLVEGKDGSVEHSELVYGDGLVMVAHPKPEKFPHTRAPNQIGGANTQNMMVYVDDVEAHCARARAAGARIVKEPETVDYGEEYWSDRGYECVDIGGHHWWFYQRLRDPKTA encoded by the coding sequence ATGAGCATTCTTGAACCGTCGAAGCCGGCACCTTCGAACTGGCCCCGCATCTCGTCCGCCCTTTATTACGAGGACTCACGCGCCGCGATCGAATGGCTCTGCCGCGCCTTCGGCTTCCAGGTGCGGCTGCTCGTCGAGGGCAAGGACGGGAGCGTCGAGCATTCGGAGCTCGTTTACGGCGACGGGCTCGTCATGGTCGCTCACCCGAAGCCGGAGAAGTTCCCGCACACGCGGGCCCCGAACCAGATCGGCGGCGCGAACACGCAGAACATGATGGTGTACGTCGACGACGTGGAGGCACATTGCGCGCGGGCCCGGGCCGCCGGCGCGCGGATCGTCAAGGAGCCGGAGACCGTCGATTACGGCGAGGAATACTGGTCGGACCGCGGATACGAGTGCGTGGACATCGGCGGCCACCACTGGTGGTTTTACCAGCGGCTCCGCGACCCGAAGACGGCCTGA
- the parA gene encoding ParA family partition ATPase — protein sequence MIIALTGQKGGIGKSTTAVSLAVAALARGKRVLLVDADPQGTVRTWGEVASEAGQATPTIVAMGAQMHRPGQLDSVSPAYDLTIIDCPPRHGEISRAALMVADIAVFPCGPTAADAWALASAIEVFREASALRDKLAGCVLITRKQGRTALAKSARAVLETSGLPVLGAELGFRVAYQEAIAVGKGVTTYAPRDASAREIHQLLDELTRFHHGQEASRGFAPQAAVA from the coding sequence ATGATCATCGCGCTCACCGGACAGAAGGGTGGGATCGGCAAGAGCACCACGGCGGTGAGCCTCGCCGTGGCCGCGCTCGCGCGGGGGAAACGCGTGCTGCTCGTGGACGCCGATCCGCAGGGCACGGTGCGCACGTGGGGCGAGGTCGCGAGCGAGGCGGGCCAGGCGACGCCGACGATCGTGGCCATGGGCGCGCAGATGCATCGCCCCGGGCAGCTCGACTCCGTCTCCCCCGCGTACGACCTCACGATCATCGATTGCCCGCCGCGTCACGGCGAGATCTCGCGGGCAGCGCTCATGGTCGCGGACATCGCCGTCTTCCCCTGCGGCCCGACCGCGGCCGACGCGTGGGCGCTCGCCTCCGCGATCGAGGTGTTCCGCGAGGCCAGCGCGCTCCGGGACAAGCTCGCGGGGTGCGTGCTCATCACCCGCAAGCAGGGCCGCACCGCGCTCGCGAAGAGCGCGCGCGCCGTGCTCGAGACCTCGGGCCTGCCGGTGCTCGGCGCCGAGCTCGGGTTTCGCGTGGCTTATCAGGAGGCGATCGCCGTGGGGAAGGGCGTGACCACGTACGCCCCGCGCGACGCCTCCGCCAGAGAGATTCACCAATTGCTCGACGAGCTCACGAGGTTCCACCATGGCCAAGAAGCAAGTCGCGGTTTCGCTCCGCAAGCCGCCGTCGCCTGA
- a CDS encoding STAS domain-containing protein, whose amino-acid sequence MGSEDGGTTEERVAALERTLAERERDIEALRGELARLEADREAGSAALRRVNAENRIFGALAEHAADAVVIASPEGDVTRVSPAYRKMFDAGDEVIGLPLVDVIRPSDTPSREALYAALVDGSSYRGILSLRGADGAPLPAQVDCYVVRAGPEEVLGLAAIIRDLSLEQRAVVERAALEARVIASQDALIRELSTPLMPIAEGVIAMPLVGSISDARAQQILDVLLAGIQAQRATTVILDITGVSMVDTHAANALISAAQAARLLGARVILSGIGPAVARTLVDLGVELSGMTTKGTLAAAITEVMRTRGARRP is encoded by the coding sequence GTGGGGAGCGAGGACGGGGGGACGACCGAGGAGCGCGTCGCGGCGCTCGAGCGAACCCTCGCCGAGAGGGAGCGCGACATCGAAGCTCTCCGCGGCGAGCTCGCGCGCCTCGAAGCGGACAGGGAGGCCGGATCCGCGGCGCTGCGGAGGGTGAACGCGGAGAACCGGATCTTCGGCGCGCTCGCCGAGCACGCGGCCGACGCGGTCGTGATCGCGAGCCCCGAGGGCGACGTGACGCGCGTGAGCCCGGCCTATCGCAAGATGTTCGACGCAGGCGACGAGGTGATCGGCCTGCCGCTCGTCGACGTGATCCGGCCGAGCGACACGCCATCACGCGAGGCGCTCTACGCGGCCCTCGTGGACGGGAGCTCGTACCGAGGGATCCTCTCGCTGCGCGGCGCGGACGGCGCGCCCTTGCCGGCGCAGGTGGACTGTTACGTGGTGCGCGCGGGCCCCGAGGAGGTGCTCGGCCTCGCCGCGATCATCCGCGACCTGTCGCTCGAGCAGCGGGCGGTGGTGGAGCGCGCGGCGCTCGAGGCGAGGGTGATCGCATCGCAGGACGCGCTCATCCGCGAGCTCTCGACGCCACTCATGCCGATCGCCGAGGGCGTGATCGCGATGCCGCTCGTCGGCTCGATCAGCGACGCGCGCGCGCAGCAGATCCTCGACGTGTTGCTCGCGGGGATCCAGGCGCAGCGGGCGACGACGGTGATCCTCGACATCACGGGCGTCTCGATGGTGGACACACACGCGGCGAACGCGTTGATCTCGGCCGCGCAGGCGGCGCGGCTGCTCGGCGCGCGGGTGATCCTCTCGGGCATCGGCCCGGCCGTGGCGCGGACGCTGGTGGACCTCGGCGTGGAGCTCTCCGGGATGACGACGAAGGGCACGCTCGCGGCGGCGATCACGGAGGTGATGCGGACGCGGGGCGCGCGTCGGCCTTGA
- a CDS encoding SLC13 family permease: MSRELPRVSNLAPLVLRVDPRALVGVTLAIVGAVAAHRGWLAAPLGLARPAEITLGIVIVAAALWLTEAVPLFVTSLVILALELVWLSPALDPARHGPTLFLNAFFSDVTLLFLGGFVLSVAIERTQLDRRISRLILRRAGTSPPRIVLAMMIATSVIGVWMSNTAACALMLGPAAAMLARVPPGDGFRKALLLGIAFSANLGGLATPISSPPNAIVMRYLDAEAPSFVTWMALAVPLQVVLQLILLVYLGRRYPSGVKEIVLDDGEPLQPFGRPQALVLGVFVLTVAGWVFGGALSLTSGTVALLPVVIFFGTDLLRAPDLRALPWDVILLIGGGLALGAAVEQSGLATWATQRLPTAGLPPFVVMGVVAVFAVVVSSVMSNTAAVNLLAPVVMGLEGVPHAPLLLVAAFACTLSMPLPVSTPPNAMAYGFRVDASSKGEFTARDMIAPGMFITLVGLVALAAFTRFWFTRFLGG, from the coding sequence ATGTCGCGGGAGCTTCCCAGGGTCTCGAACCTCGCGCCCCTCGTGTTGCGGGTCGATCCACGCGCGCTCGTCGGGGTCACGTTGGCGATCGTCGGAGCCGTCGCGGCGCACCGCGGCTGGCTCGCCGCGCCGCTCGGGCTCGCGCGGCCTGCGGAGATCACGCTCGGCATCGTGATCGTCGCGGCCGCGCTCTGGCTCACCGAGGCGGTGCCGCTCTTCGTCACGAGCCTCGTCATCCTGGCGCTCGAGCTCGTCTGGCTCTCGCCCGCGCTCGACCCCGCGCGCCACGGACCGACGCTCTTCTTGAACGCGTTTTTCTCGGACGTGACGCTCCTCTTCCTGGGCGGCTTCGTGCTCAGCGTGGCCATCGAGCGCACCCAGCTCGATCGGCGCATCTCGCGCTTGATCCTCCGCCGCGCGGGCACGTCGCCTCCGCGCATCGTGCTCGCCATGATGATCGCGACGAGCGTGATCGGCGTGTGGATGAGCAACACGGCCGCGTGCGCGCTGATGCTCGGCCCGGCGGCGGCGATGCTCGCGCGTGTCCCGCCGGGGGACGGGTTCCGCAAGGCGCTGCTGCTCGGCATCGCGTTCTCGGCGAACCTCGGCGGCCTGGCCACGCCGATCAGCTCGCCGCCGAACGCGATCGTGATGCGTTACCTCGACGCGGAGGCGCCGAGCTTCGTCACGTGGATGGCGCTCGCGGTGCCGCTCCAGGTGGTGCTGCAGCTCATCCTGCTCGTCTACCTCGGCCGGCGTTACCCGAGCGGCGTGAAGGAGATCGTGCTCGACGACGGCGAGCCGCTGCAGCCGTTTGGTCGTCCGCAGGCGCTCGTGCTCGGCGTGTTCGTGTTGACCGTGGCGGGCTGGGTCTTCGGCGGCGCGCTCTCGCTGACCTCGGGCACGGTCGCGCTGCTCCCGGTCGTGATCTTCTTCGGCACGGACCTCCTGCGCGCGCCGGACCTGCGCGCGTTGCCGTGGGACGTGATCCTCCTCATCGGCGGCGGCCTCGCGCTCGGCGCGGCGGTCGAGCAGTCGGGGCTCGCGACGTGGGCGACGCAGCGGCTCCCGACGGCGGGGCTGCCGCCCTTCGTGGTGATGGGCGTGGTGGCGGTCTTCGCGGTGGTGGTCTCGTCCGTCATGAGCAACACGGCCGCGGTGAACCTGCTCGCGCCCGTGGTGATGGGGCTCGAAGGCGTGCCGCACGCGCCGCTCCTGCTCGTCGCGGCGTTCGCGTGCACGCTGTCGATGCCGCTGCCCGTGAGCACGCCGCCGAACGCGATGGCATACGGCTTCCGCGTGGATGCATCGAGCAAGGGCGAGTTCACGGCGCGGGACATGATCGCGCCGGGGATGTTCATCACGCTCGTGGGGCTCGTGGCGCTCGCGGCGTTCACGCGGTTCTGGTTCACGAGGTTTCTGGGGGGCTGA